GATCCGAGATCCGTGGTCACGAGTTCCACTACTCAGTAGTGGACGTGAAGGAGGATCTGGAGTACGCGTACAAACTCTCACGGGGAACCGGGGTAGAGGATGGCCTAGACGGACTCGTTAAGGGGAACACGGTAGCTTCGTACACGCACCTCCACATCAGGTCGGACGGTGGTGTGTTCCAAGGTCTGGTGAAATAGGGGGTTCCGTCGGGTGGTGGCCGAGATCACAATAGTGGTGGACAACCGGGTCGGTATGGTCCGCGATCCTTACGTCGCCCGACACGGTCTGGCGATCGTCGTGGAAACCGACGACTCGCTGATACTCTTCGACACCGGTCCTTCCGCGAATGTTTTGGTTAACAATTTGAAGCTGGCAGGATTCGACGTGAGCTTCGACCACGTAGTGGTATCTCACGAACACTGGGACCATACGGGCGGTTTGGAAGCCGTTGAGGGAACCGTTCACCGACCCGGCGGCGGAGAGGAGACCCTCGACGATGTTGTCGTGACGAGGACGTTCGAGGGAGAGTACGAGGGTAGACCAATGCCAGAGCAGGCGTTGATCGTTGGGAACGTAGCGCTGATAGGATGCTGTCATTTCGACTTGGAGGAGCTACTGAACGAGTACGAGCCGAGGACGGTGGTCGGCGGCCTGCACCTGATGGGTGCCACCGAAGAGGAACTAGAGCGGACTGCCGAGCTGTTCTGGGAATACGGGGTTCGAGAAGTTTACGCGTGTCATTGTACGGGACTCTCGGAATCTGCATACTTGGCGAAGGTCGTAGGTGGAGAGCCGGCGTACGTGCCGATGCGGATTTCGGAGAGGCTCTGATCTCGGTCCCCCAAGGGACGCCTCCCCATCTCTCGTCGGAACCCGCCCGACAGGTCATCCCGGTCCTCAGGAACCACCGTTTCGGTCGTCGTCGCCCTGTAGGTGCGTATCTCATCGGCGGATTCAGCCGCCGCGGTAGGAGGGCCTC
Above is a window of Methanopyrus sp. SNP6 DNA encoding:
- a CDS encoding MBL fold metallo-hydrolase, giving the protein MVAEITIVVDNRVGMVRDPYVARHGLAIVVETDDSLILFDTGPSANVLVNNLKLAGFDVSFDHVVVSHEHWDHTGGLEAVEGTVHRPGGGEETLDDVVVTRTFEGEYEGRPMPEQALIVGNVALIGCCHFDLEELLNEYEPRTVVGGLHLMGATEEELERTAELFWEYGVREVYACHCTGLSESAYLAKVVGGEPAYVPMRISERL